The following coding sequences are from one Sulfitobacter sp. HNIBRBA3233 window:
- a CDS encoding proton-conducting transporter transmembrane domain-containing protein, with protein MIAAMAFAFTTPGRRPGSAPRMAEYAAFAAFGVAVLSGLVLLFAGPASAALFGLTLRLDAVSAIMLLLVSFVGWIVLRYSVTYMDGEDRQGAFTGWLCATLASVMLLVTAGTLWLFVLAWFATGAFLQRLLLFYPDRVPALRAARKKWISARLGDLAVVTAAVLMQLGFGTGDIAEILQAARAGVVPDTTIWATVFLAVAALLKSAQFPMHGWLTEVMETPTPVSALLHAGVINAGGFLLIRFADVMLLAPGVLAILVAIGGFSALFGGLVMLTQPAVKTSLAWSTVAQMGFMILQCGLALFPLALLHIVAHSLYKAHAFLAAGQAVEGVAAIRRPGPVAIPNGAAVLKAFVAALAIYGFVGLGFGFEGKSPQAVALGAILIFGVAYLLAQGLADRAPAALTRRTALMSVAASVAYFALQRGSEWLLSGTLPETPVPGPLEWALMVLAVISFGAVAVAQAMFPLWAYHPAAAGLRVHLSNGLYANAIFDRVLGGWTLRRKI; from the coding sequence ATGATTGCCGCCATGGCTTTTGCTTTCACCACGCCCGGGCGTCGTCCGGGCTCCGCGCCCAGGATGGCTGAATACGCGGCGTTCGCGGCCTTTGGTGTCGCCGTGTTGTCGGGCCTGGTGCTGCTCTTCGCCGGACCGGCGTCGGCCGCGCTTTTCGGTCTGACGCTCAGGCTCGACGCGGTAAGTGCGATCATGTTGCTGCTGGTGTCCTTTGTCGGCTGGATCGTGCTGCGCTATTCGGTCACCTACATGGACGGCGAAGACCGGCAGGGTGCGTTTACCGGATGGCTCTGTGCGACGCTGGCCTCGGTGATGCTCTTGGTGACGGCGGGCACGCTGTGGCTTTTCGTGCTGGCATGGTTCGCGACTGGAGCCTTCCTGCAACGGCTCCTGCTTTTCTATCCCGACCGGGTGCCGGCCCTGCGCGCGGCGCGCAAGAAGTGGATTTCGGCGCGGCTGGGCGATCTGGCTGTGGTGACGGCTGCGGTTCTCATGCAGCTCGGCTTTGGCACCGGCGACATCGCCGAAATCCTGCAAGCGGCGCGCGCGGGCGTTGTGCCGGATACGACGATCTGGGCGACCGTTTTCCTGGCCGTGGCAGCGCTGCTGAAATCCGCGCAATTCCCGATGCACGGGTGGCTGACCGAGGTGATGGAAACGCCGACGCCCGTGTCGGCACTGCTGCACGCGGGGGTGATCAACGCGGGCGGGTTCCTGTTGATCCGTTTCGCGGATGTCATGTTGCTGGCCCCCGGTGTGCTGGCGATCCTTGTGGCGATTGGCGGGTTCTCGGCGCTGTTCGGCGGTCTGGTCATGCTGACACAGCCCGCGGTCAAGACATCGCTTGCGTGGTCTACGGTCGCGCAGATGGGGTTCATGATCCTGCAATGCGGTCTTGCGCTTTTCCCGCTCGCGCTTTTGCACATCGTCGCGCACTCGCTCTACAAGGCGCATGCGTTTCTTGCGGCGGGGCAGGCGGTTGAAGGTGTCGCGGCGATCCGGCGGCCCGGACCGGTCGCGATCCCCAACGGGGCTGCGGTGCTCAAAGCCTTTGTCGCGGCGCTGGCGATCTACGGGTTTGTCGGGCTGGGCTTCGGGTTCGAGGGCAAGTCGCCGCAGGCCGTGGCGCTGGGCGCGATCCTGATCTTCGGTGTCGCCTATCTGCTTGCGCAAGGTCTGGCGGACCGGGCTCCCGCGGCTCTGACACGGCGCACGGCGCTGATGTCGGTGGCGGCGTCAGTGGCGTATTTTGCGCTCCAGCGCGGCTCCGAATGGCTGCTGTCGGGCACCTTGCCCGAGACGCCCGTGCCCGGACCGCTGGAGTGGGCGCTGATGGTGCTGGCCGTCATCAGCTTCGGCGCGGTCGCCGTGGCGCAGGCGATGTTTCCTTTGTGGGCCTATCACCCGGCGGCGGCGGGGCTGCGCGTCCATCTCTCGAACGGGCTTTATGCCAATGCGATCTTTGACCGCGTGCTCGGGGGCTGGACCCTGCGGCGGAAAATCTGA
- a CDS encoding sugar-transfer associated ATP-grasp domain-containing protein: MTAQAKDIDMIGSKRQIEVAPALVKAARRSGKNPVSIWFDYRKLRRGQGKLRFYEYMLYELYDRKRWSDEERNRFVSAHIHWPIVNACNDTSWWAVTEDKWLSSSFLSQHDLPVPAIAAVFDQGPRSFPDVPKLETAEDLKSFFDAGPAFPFFAKPMTGMWSAGAFRINGCTSSHVLIEGQAPVTFKELAENFFSDQSYIIQKCLIPHSFFDGLTDAIGTVRLLNLIGKDGLSVPFAALKIPMQSNVADNFWRPGNLLCHLDPETGTILTIVDTQDGTRVEYDSLPNSARKLIGEQLPMWSELKALNEKVALLHGANKYGSTDIALTEDGPVVVEVNNSCAFELMQMATGKGLLSDEMLAFFRECGAKI; encoded by the coding sequence ATGACTGCACAGGCAAAAGATATCGACATGATCGGAAGCAAGCGGCAGATCGAAGTTGCTCCGGCTCTCGTCAAAGCGGCTCGCCGGAGTGGAAAAAATCCGGTATCCATCTGGTTTGACTATCGAAAGTTGAGACGGGGACAGGGTAAACTCCGGTTCTACGAATACATGCTTTATGAACTCTATGACAGAAAGCGCTGGAGCGACGAGGAGCGGAACCGGTTTGTTTCAGCACATATCCACTGGCCGATCGTCAATGCCTGCAATGATACAAGTTGGTGGGCAGTCACAGAAGACAAATGGTTGTCCTCAAGCTTTTTGAGCCAACACGATCTGCCCGTTCCTGCAATCGCCGCTGTTTTCGACCAGGGGCCACGTAGCTTTCCTGATGTGCCGAAGTTGGAAACTGCGGAAGACCTCAAATCATTTTTTGATGCAGGACCAGCCTTTCCTTTTTTCGCTAAGCCGATGACGGGCATGTGGAGCGCCGGCGCCTTCCGCATAAATGGCTGTACCAGTTCCCATGTTCTAATTGAGGGTCAGGCCCCCGTCACTTTCAAGGAATTGGCAGAAAATTTCTTTAGTGATCAGAGCTACATTATCCAAAAGTGCCTGATCCCGCACAGCTTTTTTGATGGCCTCACAGATGCAATTGGCACCGTGCGATTGCTAAACCTCATCGGAAAGGATGGATTGAGTGTTCCCTTCGCGGCGCTGAAGATTCCGATGCAGAGCAACGTGGCCGATAACTTCTGGCGGCCTGGAAACCTGCTGTGTCATCTGGACCCTGAGACCGGAACGATCCTGACGATTGTAGACACGCAGGACGGGACCCGTGTTGAATATGACAGCCTGCCAAACTCTGCGCGCAAGCTGATCGGTGAACAACTTCCCATGTGGTCTGAACTTAAGGCGCTGAATGAAAAAGTTGCACTTCTCCATGGGGCAAACAAGTATGGCTCAACCGATATTGCATTGACCGAAGATGGACCAGTTGTGGTTGAGGTAAACAACAGTTGTGCCTTTGAGTTAATGCAAATGGCCACAGGAAAAGGATTGCTGAGCGACGAGATGCTCGCTTTCTTCCGCGAGTGCGGCGCCAAAATATAG